In one Sebastes umbrosus isolate fSebUmb1 chromosome 13, fSebUmb1.pri, whole genome shotgun sequence genomic region, the following are encoded:
- the si:dkey-251i10.3 gene encoding U3 small nucleolar RNA-associated protein 14 homolog A → MAKVSKKKVSKKRSSGPEETTAVKPDVPYDDEEDEDLNKADENITSEEEEDDDDRKRQKLLEAISALGGKRKKKLGERSEAAVLMSEFTVNAEGEGDKMDLSDLIGTMEQTPAVSAKTKKQLKTLQRSRRTIECPLSKQESQRIQRDVAFQKAATEVTRWKSIIKQNQRAEQLVFPLNQEPPGPKPMERVVNGWKATTPLEQEIFALLSANKQPINDPILTPAEEASMRAMSLEEAKIRRAELQKARALQSYYEAKARRERKIKSKKYHKVHNKAKRKEFVKQFDEMVKTDPGAALEELSKMELKRMQERMSLKHQNSGKWAKSKAIMAKYDEGARKAMQQQLEVNKELTQKLVTSLNKEEEEEEEEKEADDAEVLPDFVNDAEQGLDSSGNPWMRGKLSEEPTETEITVDLTAEGPEVVDITVEEEEDDEEVVETEEEALLREFESRRRLRQAQETDTVPVMSVDDEEIEAAAEDPDEEDKEEEELSNFTSLFKGIADIRREAEAEEAETNADASHTDTSAQLEEGLMRIRTLEDMELLSQEMSAADEAPAQPQQPAENLPSATQKAGKNKKRKRGIELKEVLTKEPKVIQVPLAPTVEDTEDSDEKLDQRGLIKEAFAGDDVITDFLKEKKKQEDAGKPKVLDLTLPGWGEWGGTNLKPSRQKRRKFKVKTAPPPPRKDQHLHGVIMSEKRNSSIGRHQVNSLPFPFQSHAQFESTIRSPLGRTWNTERTVKKINKPKVVTRMGAIIEPMAREELMKDKKQVSIGNKSVVDSWKRKS, encoded by the coding sequence ATGGCTAAAGTTAGTAAGAAGAAGGTGAGTAAGAAGAGGTCCTCTGGGCCGGAGGAGACTACAGCGGTGAAGCCAGATGTGCCCTACgatgatgaggaagatgaggatTTAAATAAAGCAGATGAAAACATCACcagtgaagaggaagaggacgacGATGACCGAAAACGCCAAAAGCTGCTGGAAGCCATCAGCGCTCTCGgtgggaagaggaagaagaagctgGGAGAGAGGTCCGAGGCGGCTGTCCTCATGTCTGAGTTTACTGTCAACGCGGAGGGCGAGGGGGACAAGATGGACCTGTCCGACCTCATCGGGACCATGGAGCAGACCCCCGCTGTCTCTGCCAAGACCAAGAAGCAGCTGAAGACCCTGCAGCGGAGCAGAAGGACAATCGAGTGTCCTCTGAGCAAGCAGGAGAGCCAGAGGATCCAGAGAGATGTGGCCTTTCAGAAGGCAGCCACAGAGGTGACCAGGTGGAAGAGCATCATCAAACAGAACCAGAGAGCCGAGCAGCTGGTCTTCCCTCTGAACCAGGAGCCCCCTGGTCCTAAACCCATGGAGAGGGTGGTGAACGGCTGGAAGGCGACAACCCCCCTGGAGCAGGAGATCTTCGCCCTCCTGTCTGCTAACAAGCAGCCCATCAATGACCCCATCCTGACCCCTGCAGAGGAGGCTTCGATGAGGGCGATGAGCCTGGAGGAGGCCAAGATCCGGAGGGCAGAGCTGCAGAAAGCCCGGGCCCTGCAGTCCTACTACGAGGCCAAGGCtcgcagagagaggaagatcaAGAGCAAGAAGTACCACAAAGTGCACAACAAGGCCAAGCGCAAAGAGTTCGTGAAGCAGTTCGACGAGATGGTGAAGACGGACCCCGGCGCCGCCTTGGAGGAGCTGAGTAAGATGGAGCTGAAGAGGATGCAGGAGAGGATGTCGCTGAAGCACCAGAACAGTGGCAAGTGGGCCAAGTCCAAGGCCATCATGGCCAAGTACGACGAGGGGGCTCGCAAAGcgatgcagcagcagctggaggtgAACAAAGAGCTGACCCAGAAGCTGGTGACCTCTCTGAataaggaggaagaggaggaggaggaggagaaggaagcagATGATGCAGAGGTGCTGCCCGATTTCGTGAATGATGCAGAGCAAGGACTGGATTCTTCTGGAAATCCCTGGATGAGAGGGAAGCTCTCTGAAGAGCCCACAGAAACAGAGATAACTGTGGATCTCACAGCAGAGGGGCCTGAAGTGGTGGATATTACagttgaagaagaagaggatgacgAAGAGGTTGTGGAAACAGAAGAGGAAGCGCTCCTCAGAGAGTTTGAGAGCAGGAGGAGACTGCGTCAGGCTCAGGAGACGGACACAGTACCTGTAATGTCTGTGGATGATGAGGAGATtgaagctgcagcagaggaCCCAGATGAagaagacaaagaggaagaggagctgtcAAACTTCACAAGCCTTTTCAAAGGAATAGCAGACATccgtcgggaggctgaagcagaggaggctgaGACAAATGCAGACGCCAGCCACACAGACACTTCGGCTCAGCTGGAGGAAGGGCTGATGAGGATCAGGACTCTGGAGGACATGGAGCTCCTCAGTCAAGAGATGTCAGCCGCTGATGAAGCACCTGCTCAGCCCCAGCAGCCCGCAGAAAACCTGCCATCTGCAACTCAAAAGgcaggcaaaaacaaaaaaaggaagagagggatCGAGCTGAAAGAAGTTCTCACCAAAGAGCCGAAAGTCATCCAAGTCCCACTCGCTCCGACCGTCGAGGACACCGAGGACTCCGATGAGAAGCTGGACCAGAGGGGGCTGATCAAAGAGGCCTTCGCCGGAGACGACGTCATCACAGACTTCCtcaaggagaagaagaagcaggaggacgCAGGGAAGCCTAAGGTGTTGGACCTGACGCTGCCCGGGTGGGGTGAGTGGGGAGGGACGAACCTCAAGCCGTCCCGCCAAAAACGCAGGAAGTTCAAGGTCAAGACGGCGCCACCTCCGCCCAGGAAAGATCAGCATCTGCACGGCGTCATCATGTCAGAGAAGAGGAACAGCTCCATCGGGCGCCACCAGGTGAACTCGCTGCCCTTTCCCTTCCAGAGCCACGCGCAGTTCGAGAGCACCATCCGCTCTCCTCTGGGCCGCACCTGGAACACAGAGCGGACTGTTAAAAAGATCAACAAGCCCAAGGTGGTCACCCGGATGGGCGCCATCATCGAGCCCATGGCTCGGGAGGAGCTCATGAAGGACAAGAAGCAGGTGTCTATTGGGAATAAAAGTGTTGTGGACTCAtggaaaagaaaatcttaa
- the insig2 gene encoding insulin-induced gene 2 protein, with product MSLTLTAMSDSAVTSGQQQWSGPGQMPRPSRGPYISVITNRTTNLVIRGAMLFSVGVFLALVLNLLQVQRNVTLFPPDVISSIFSSAWWVPPCCGTASAMIGLLYPCIDSRLGEPHKFKREWSSVMRCVAVFVGINHASAKVDFANNVQLSLTLAALSIGLWWTFDRSRSGFGLGVTIGLLATLATQLLVYNGVFQYTSPDFLYIRSWLPCIFFAGVITMGNIGRQLALYEYKFSQEKTHQD from the exons ATGTCCCTAACACTGACAGCCATGAGCGACAGCGCAGTAACCAGCGGCCAGCAGCAATGGTCGGGGCCCGGGCAGATGCCACGGCCTTCCCGGGGCCCCTATATCTCGGTCATCACCAACAG AACCACCAACCTGGTAATCCGAGGGGCCATGCTGTTTTCTGTGGGCGTCTTCCTGGCCCTGGTGCTGAACCTACTCCAGGTGCAGAGAAATGTCACCCTCTTTCCCCCTGATGTCATCAGCAGTATATTCTCCTCAGCCTGGTGGGTGCCCCCCTGCTGTGGCACGGCCTCAG CAATGATCGGACTGTTGTACCCCTGCATCGACAGCCGTCTGGGTGAGCCACACAAGTTCAAGCGGGAATGGTCCAGTGTGATGCGCTGTGTGGCTGTGTTTGTGGGCATCAACCACGCCAGTGCT AAAGTGGACTTTGCCAACAACGTCCAGCTGTCTCTGACTCTGGCGGCGCTCTCCATTGGCCTGTGGTGGACGTTCGACCGCTCCCGCAGCGGCTTTGGACTGGGAGTCACCATTGGCCTGTTGGCCACGCTGGCCACCCAGCTCCTGGTTTATAATGGAGTCTTTCA GTATACTTCTCCAGACTTCCTGTATATTCGCTCCTGGTTACCTTGCATCTTCTTCGCCGGGGTGATTACTATGGGAAACATAGGACGGCAGCTAGCCTTG tatgaATACAAATTCAGTCAGGAGAAGACCCATCAGGACTGA